A genome region from Macaca nemestrina isolate mMacNem1 chromosome 20, mMacNem.hap1, whole genome shotgun sequence includes the following:
- the LOC139360499 gene encoding uncharacterized protein: MSKMQTWGRQKRSHTRPSLHTWKVAQWPGRDAPHFPDEAAAGQRRSLLPRRWGGQAEALLTSQMRWLVRGVPHFPDTGQPGRGAPHFPDAVAGKRRSSLPRRWGRDAPHFPDGGAETLLTSQTVGQRRSSLPRRWGRGAPHFPDGGAEALLASQRGQPGRGAPHFPDEAAAGQSAPYFPDTGQPVREALLTSQREWPGRGAPHFPDGGAEALLASQMGRQPARGNPHLPDAPTLCLQKHVLY; encoded by the exons atgtcgaaaatgcaaacttggggaagacagaaaagatCACATACAAGGCCGTCACTTCACACTTGGAAGGTTGCACAGTGGCCGGGCAGAgacgctcctcacttcccagacgagGCAGCTGCGGGGCAGAGGCGCTCCTTACTTCCCAGACGGTGGGGCGGCCAGGCAGAAgcactcctcacttcccagatgcGGTGGCTGGTAAGAGGCgttcctcacttcccagacactGGGCAgccgggcagaggcgctcctcacttcccagatgcGGTGGCCGGTAAGAgacgctcctcacttcccagacggtggGGCAGAgacgctcctcacttcccagacggtggGGCAGAgacgctcctcacttcccagacggtggggcagaggcgctcctcacttcccagacggtggggcagaggcgctcctcacttcccagacggtggggcagaggcgctcctcgcTTCCCAGAGGGGGCAGccaggcagaggcgctcctcacttcccagacgagGCAGCTGCGGGGCAGAGCGCTCCTTACTTCCCAGACACTGGGCAGCCGGtaagag aggcgctcctcacttcccagaggGAGTGGccaggcagaggcgctcctcacttcccagacggtggggcagaggcgctcctcgcTTCCCAGATGGGGCGGCAGCCGGCCAGAGGCAATCCTCACTTGCCAGATG ccccaaccctgtgtttgcagaaacatgtgctgtattga